A window of Juglans regia cultivar Chandler chromosome 7, Walnut 2.0, whole genome shotgun sequence contains these coding sequences:
- the LOC108979791 gene encoding 50S ribosomal protein L25-like, whose amino-acid sequence MAKWWRSAASNLRTVVARSPTAQPSSSYHTIQAVPRECSGSRVSARDRAQGRIPAVVLSQQLLLRKDEPKNSSEDRSLSQKLLLTTERKQIQSILNSVELPFFYCTTFPLQIRAGSGSSHLLESGTVLPIKIHRNEETGKILNLVFVWAEEGSELKVEVPIVFKGEDVCPGLKKGGQLNRIRTSLKYLCPAEHIPSKIEVDVSNLDIEDRISMGDVEVHPSLKLLSKNEKMPICKIVAPKLETPEPASL is encoded by the exons ATGGCGAAGTGGTGGCGCTCCGCAGCCAGCAACCTGAGGACCGTGGTGGCAAGGAGCCCTACGGCTCAACCTTCGTCTTCGTACCACACGATCCAAGCTGTCCCACGCGAGTGCAGCGGGAGCAGAGTTTCGGCGAGGGACAGAGCCCAGGGCCGGATCCCGGCTGTGGTGCTCTCCCAGCAGCTCCTCCTCCGAAAGGATGAGCCGAAAAACAGCTCTGAAGATCGATCGCTATCCCAGAAGCTTTTGCTCACTACCGAAAGAAAGCAGATTCAGTCCATCCTCAATTCCGTAGAGCTCCCCTTCTTCTACTGCACCACCTTCCCGCTACAGATCCGCGCTGGGTCTGGATCCTCTCACCTACTTGAATCCGGAACCGTCCTCCCCATCAAG ATTCACAGGAATGAAGAGACTGGGAAGATATTGAATCTGGTTTTTGTTTGGGCGGAGGAAGGCTCGGAGTTGAAGGTTGAAGTGCCCATTGTTTTCAAAGGCGAAGATGTTTGTCCCGGTCTTAAGAAAG GTGGCCAACTAAATAGGATAAGAACTAGTCTAAAATATCTCTGTCCAGCCGAACACATTCCTTCCAAAATCGAGGTGGACGTGAGCAATCTAGACATTGAGGATAGAATATCCATGGGTGATGTTGAGGTGCATCCGTCCTTGAAGCTTCTTAGTAAGAATGAAAAAATGCCCATATGTAAGATAGTTGCCCCAAAGTTGGAAACCCCAGAACCTGCCAGTTTATAG
- the LOC108979794 gene encoding peptidyl-prolyl cis-trans isomerase CYP40-like — MVNSNPRCYLDISIGGELEGRVVVELYKDVVPKTAENFRALCTGEKGIGPNTGVPLHYKGVCFHRVIKGFMIQGGDISAGDGTGGESIYGLKFEDEKLDLKHERKGMLSMANTGPNTNGSQFFITTTRTSHLDGKHVVFGKVIKGMGVVRTIEHVTTREGDYPTQEVVIMDCGEIPEGEDDGISNFFKDGDAYADWPADLDAKPDEISWWMRAVDDIKSFGNEHYKKQDYKMALRKYRKALRYLDVCWEKEDIDEEKSASLRKTKSQIFTNSSACKLKLGDLKGALLDTDFAMRDGEDNVKALFRQGQAHMALNDIDSAVESFRKALELEPNDGSIKKELAAARKKIADRHDQEKKAYSKMFQ, encoded by the exons atggtgaatTCCAACCCCCGGTGCTACTTGGACATAAGCATAGGAGGAGAGCTAGAGGGGAGGGTAGTGGTGGAACTCTACAAGGATGTGGTTCCCAAAACCGCCGAGAATTTCAGGGCTCTCTGTACCGGCGAGAAGGGCATTGGCCCTAACACCGGTGTTCCCCTCCACTACAAG GGGGTCTGTTTTCATCGCGTCATCAAAGGTTTTATGATACAAGGTGGAGACATATCGGCTGGGGATGGCACTGGCGGAGAATCTATTTACGGCTTGAAATTTGAGGATGAGAAACTTGACCTCAAACATGAAAGAAAAGGAATGCTATCAATGGCTAACACCGGACCTAACACCAATGGATCCCAGTTCTTCATTACGACGACTCGCACTTCTCATCTAGATGGCAAGCATGTTGTATTTGGGAAGGTAATTAAAGGAATGGGTGTGGTTCGGACTATTGAGCATGTTACTACTAGAGAGGGTGATTATCCCACTCAAGAAGTAGTAATTATGGATTGTGGAGAGATTCCCGAGGGGGAAGATGATGGAATATCTAACTTCTTTAAAGATGGTGATGCTTATGCTGACTGGCCAGCTGACCTTGATGCCAAACCAGATGAAATTTCTTGGTGGATGAGGGCTGTAGATGACATTAAAAGTTTTGGAAATGAGCATTACAAG AAGCAAGACTATAAGATGGCTCTCAGAAAATATCGTAAAGCTTTGCGCTACTTGGATGTATGCTGGGAAAAGGAAGACATTGATGAAG AGAAAAGTGCATCCTTGCGGAAGACAAAGTCCCAGATATTTACAAATAGTTCT GCTTGTAAATTGAAATTAGGAGATCTAAAAGGAGCATTGTTGGACACAGACTTTGCTATGCGAGATGGGGAAGATAATGTGAAAGCTTTGTTTCGCCAAGGCCAG GCACATATGGCGTTAAATGACATAGACTCTGCAGTTGAAAGCTTCAGGAAGGCATTAGAATTGGAGCCAAATGATG GAAGCATAAAGAAAGAGCTTGCTGCTGCAAGGAAGAAG ATTGCTGATAGACATGATCAGGAAAAAAAGGCCTACTCTAAAATGTTTCAGTAG
- the LOC108979793 gene encoding mitogen-activated protein kinase kinase kinase 5-like produces MRWLPNISFSSSSGSQSSSSSFKSPVGESRNARKSSDVTSGWRFGPIRKLTRHRKLRHLGDPDMPSAPEPLSQLIRSPSNSTDYSTARFSSASASAPAPASSAKPQPLPLPSYVDYPLPSSKTGPSRGVEERDRGGASSNSSIKSVFGSRDGRDRKSSTDHADKRSSRKEHQDLNGSKSSRDGFRVNVPIRSAPTSPFSSPALSPQRRSAADMFPYYYYMIPKGNQAWSAPEIPTSEMIPGLPPPAFFDYGIPKGNQAWSAPEIPTSEMTPGLPPPAFFDYGIPKGNQAWSAPEMPTSDMTQGLPPPAFFDYSPFSCDTSPHHSPRARSPLQNTKSPSVPTSPLHSTAHRESNCPVNVHPLPLPPGAANPSSSAPTPQPISPPPISKSESVPRNSQWKKGKLIGRGTFGSVYVATNRETGALCAMKEVELCPDDPKSAECIKQLQQEIKVLSQLKHPNIVQYYGSEIIEDRFYIYLEYVHPGSINKYVREHCGAMTESVVRNFTRHILTGLAYLHSTKTIHRDIKGANLLVDSFGVVKLADFGMAKHLTGQAADLSLKGSPYWMAPELMQAVMQKDSSSDLALAVDIWSLGCTIIEMLTGKPPWSEFEGAAAMFKVLRDTPPIPETLSSEGKDFLRWCFQRNPAERPSAARLLEHRFLKNSQQLDIPSCNLSFNGKNSMEKAHSPREQSENKPDQLPRFPSTQIAKEKLACESETGHQSHHETPDLTVASWYSPRSTLEALSSLSPPHIGHNTSHPSPANAPSSFNNRAAKKSSKFR; encoded by the exons ATGCGTTGGTTGCCTAACATTTCGTTCTCTTCCTCGTCTGGTTCTCAATCCTCGTCTTCCTCGTTCAAATCCCCCGTCGGTGAATCGCGCAATGCGAGGAAGAGCAGTGACGTCACCTCCGGGTGGCGTTTTGGTCCCATCAGAAAGCTCACGCGCCACCGGAAGCTCCGTCATTTGGGTGATCCCGACATGCCCAGTGCGCCGGAGCCTCTCTCTCAGCTGATACGATCTCCGAGCAACAGCACCGATTATTCGACTGCAAGGTTCTCTTCCGCGTCCGCGTCCGCGCCCGCGCCCGCGTCCTCGGCAAAGCCGCAGCCCCTGCCGCTGCCCAGTTACGTGGACTACCCGCTCCCTTCGTCGAAGACCGGGCCGAGCCGAGGCGTTGAGGAACGTGATAGAGGGGGAGCGAGCTCAAACTCTTCCATTAAGAG TGTGTTTGGTAGCCGAGATGGGAGAGACAGAAAAAGCAGTACGGATCATGCTGACAAGAGGTCATCCAGGAAGGAGCATCAAGACCTAAATGGCTCTAAAAGCTCAAGAGATGGCTTCAGGGTCAATGTTCCCATCAGGAGTGCTCCAACTAGTCCTTTCTCGAGTCCTGCACTTAGCCCACAAAGGCGGAGTGCAGCTGACATgtttccttattattattacatgATTCCTAAGGGAAATCAAGCCTGGTCTGCTCCAGAGATTCCGACCTCGGAAATGATTCCAGGGCTCCCTCCCCCTGCATTCTTTGATTATGGGATTCCTAAGGGAAATCAAGCCTGGTCTGCTCCGGAGATTCCGACCTCGGAAATGACTCCAGGGCTCCCTCCACCTGCATTCTTTGATTATGGGATTCCTAAGGGAAATCAAGCCTGGTCTGCTCCAGAGATGCCGACCTCAGATATGACTCAGGGGCTCCCTCCCCCTGCCTTCTTTGATTACTCTCCATTTAGTTGTGATACATCTCCCCACCACAGTCCTCGGGCGAGAAGTCCCCTACAAAACACCAAAAGCCCAAGTGTACCTACATCACCATTGCATTCAACAGCACACCGTGAAAGTAATTGTCCTGTAAATGTCCACCCGTTACCTCTTCCTCCTGGTGCAGCCAACCCTTCATCATCAGCTCCCACTCCCCAGCCTATATCTCCCCCGCCTATAAGTAAATCTGAGTCGGTGCCAAGGAATAGTCAATGGAAAAAGGGAAAGCTTATTGGGCGTGGTACATTTGGAAGTGTCTATGTTGCCACCAATCG TGAAACTGGAGCTTTATGTGCAATGAAGGAAGTTGAATTATGTCCCGATGACCCGAAATCTGCAGAGTGTATAAAGCAATTGCAGCAG GAAATCAAAGTTCTCAGCCAGCTGAAGCATCCGAATATCGTGCAGTATTATGGTAGTGAAATA ATCGAAGACCGGTTTTATATATATCTGGAGTATGTTCATCctggttcaatcaacaaatatgtTCGTGAACATTGTGGAGCCATGACAGAATCTGTTGTTCGTAATTTCACTCGCCATATTCTCACTGGGCTGGCTTACTTACATAGCACAAAAACAATTCACAG GGACATCAAAGGGGCTAATTTGCTTGTTGATTCATTTGGAGTTGTCAAGCTTGCTGATTTTGGAATGGCTAAACAC CTTACTGGACAAGCAGCGGATCTTTCTCTAAAGGGGAGTCCATACTGGATGGCCCCAGAG CTCATGCAAGCAGTGATGCAGAAAGATTCCAGCTCTGATCTGGCTCTTGCTGTTGATATTTGGAGTTTGGGTTGTACCATTATTGAAATGCTCACTGGAAAACCTCCTTGGAGTGAGTTTGAAGGG GCTGCGGCCATGTTCAAGGTTTTGAGGGATACCCCTCCCATACCAGAAACATTGTCATCTGAGGGAAAGGATTTTTTACGGTGGTGCTTTCAAAGAAATCCTGCAGAGAGACCATCCGCTGCCAGGTTGCTGGAACATCGATTCTTGAAGAACTCGCAGCAGCTGGATATCCCATCTTGCAACCTGTCATTTAATGGGAAGAACTCGATG GAAAAAGCTCATAGTCCAAGAGAGCAATCTGAAAATAAACCTGATCAGTTGCCAAGGTTCCCAAGCACACAAATTGCAAAAGAAAAGTTGGCCTGTGAGAG CGAGACTGGCCATCAATCTCATCATGAAACTCCCGACTTAACAGTGGCCTCCTGGTATTCTCCTCGCTCTACCCTTGAGGCCCTTTCTAGTTTATCTCCACCCCACATTGGTCACAACACGTCTCATCCTAGTCCTGCAAATGCTCCCAGCAGTTTCAACAACCGTGCCGccaaaaaaagtagtaaattcAGATAA
- the LOC108979790 gene encoding peroxidase 10-like, which yields MDQNPHSLFFVTFFGLLLLSPRVSCQLDYKFYASTCPNLTKIVRYSVWSAIANDTRMAASLLRLHFHDCFVNGCDASVLLDDTGATKGEKNAFPNKNSARGYEVIDTIKTNLEKACPSTVSCADVLTLAAREAVFLAGGSYWDVPLGRRDGTTASESEANNLPSPFEPLENITAKFTSKGLDVKDVVVLSGAHTIGFAQCFTFKSRLFKFADGKPDPTLDASLLQTLQSTCPEDDADSDTKLSPLDSVTSTKFDNIYYKNLVNNSGLLKSDQALMGDNKTASMVINYSKFPYLFYRDFAASMVKMASIGVLTGQSGEIRKNCRVVN from the exons ATGGATCAAAACCCCCATAGTCTTTTCTTTGTAACCTTCTTTGGCCTCTTGCTCCTAAGTCCTCGTGTATCCTGTCAACTTGATTACAAATTCTATGCCTCCACTTGTCCGAACCTGACAAAGATTGTTCGATACAGTGTATGGTCAGCCATTGCAAATGATACTAGGATGGCAGCCTCTCTCTTGCGGCTTCACTTCCACGATTGTTTTGTTAAT GGATGCGACGCGTCAGTTTTGCTCGATGATACCGGCGCAACTAAAGGGGAGAAGAATGCGTTCCCTAATAAAAATTCAGCTAGAGGTTATGAGGTCATTGACACAATAAAGACCAATTTGGAGAAAGCTTGCCCATCCACTGTTTCCTGTGCTGATGTGCTAACTCTTGCAGCAAGAGAGGCTGTTTTTCTT GCTGGAGGATCCTATTGGGATGTACCCTTGGGTCGCCGAGATGGCACAACAGCAAGTGAGAGTGAAGCTAACAACTTGCCAAGCCCCTTTGAGCCCTTAGAAAACATCACTGCAAAGTTCACTTCAAAGGGGCTTGATGTAAAGGATGTAGTCGTGCTATCAG GTGCACACACTATTGGGTTCGCTCAATGCTTTACATTCAAGTCAAGGCTCTTCAAATTTGCTGATGGTAAACCTGATCCAACACTGGATGCATCCCTCCTACAAACTTTGCAGAGCACATGCCCAGAAGATGATGCTGATTCTGACACCAAATTGTCTCCCTTGGATTCAGTCACTTCGACAAAATTTGATAACATCTATTACAAAAACCTTGTGAACAATTCTGGGCTACTTAAGTCAGACCAAGCTCTTATGGGGGACAATAAAACCGCTTCAATGGTCATTAACTATAGCAAGTTCCCTTATCTTTTCTACAGGGATTTTGCAGCATCAATGGTGAAGATGGCCAGCATAGGTGTGCTTACAGGACAAAGTGGAGAGATTAGAAAAAACTGTAGAGTGGTGAACTAA